A part of Aspergillus flavus chromosome 1, complete sequence genomic DNA contains:
- a CDS encoding dienelactone hydrolase family protein, which produces MASNPPAACCATGFKHEGTPVGEVKNIDGVNTYITYPKDNKTPETAIVFLTDIFGIFHNSQLLADEFAKAGYLTVIPDLFQGDQVNVADMESGKADLPSWLPKHQPANVDPVVEASVRYVRETLGAKSVGAVGYCFGAKYVTRLLMTNKVDVGFAAHPSFITHEELGAIQGPLSIAAAEIDSIFTTQLRHESENTLIKAGHPWQINLFSGVAHGFAIRGDMNVRIQRWAKEQAFVQAVSWFNQYL; this is translated from the exons ATGGCTTCCAACCCCCCTGCCGCCTGCTGCGCTACTGGTTTCAAGCATGAGGGCACTCCTGTTGGCGAGGTGAAGAACATAGATGGTG tCAACACCTACATCACCTACCCCAAAGACAACAAGACCCCCGAGACggccatcgtcttcttgaCCGACAtcttcggcatcttccaCAACTCTCAACTCCTCGCTGACGAGTTCGCCAAGGCTGGATACTTGACTGTCATCCCGGATCTGTTCCAGGGCGACCAGGTCAACGTCGCTGATATGGAGTCTGGCAAGGCTGATCTACCCTCCTGGCTGCCCAAGCACCAGCCCGCCAACGTCGACCCCGTCGTTGAGGCGTCAGTTAGGTACGTCCGCGAGACTTTGGGTGCGAAGAGCGTTGGTGCTGTTGGTTACTGCTTTGGTGCTAAG TACGTTACCCGCCTTCTGATGACCAACAAAGTCGATGTTGGCTTCGCCGCCCACCCCTCCTTCATCACCCACGAGGAATTAGGCGCTATCCAAGGCCCCTTGTCCATTGCTGCTGCCG AAATCGactccatcttcaccacccAACTCCGTCATGAATCCGAGAACACCCTCATTAAGGCCGGTCACCCCTGGCAAATCAACCTGTTCAGCGGCGTGGCCCACGGCTTTGCAATTCGCGGCGATATGAACGTCAGGATTCAGAGGTGGGCTAAGGAGCAGGCTTTTGTCCAGGCCGTTTCTTGGTTCAATCAGTACTTGTAA